tgaaacataaaagaaaaagaaagagattcGACAAGACAGCAACAGAAGGAAAAATGAGGGCAAGAGGCATGATGTGAACCTAGGCAGCCTATGACTCTTGCCTGATTTATGAAGATTAAAATGGTCTGTGATAACGATAGAGAATGACTGAGCTTGCGGAGTGCTTGACTCATCAGTCTAGCTTGCATCGCCATATGAGCATCTCCCATTTCACCTTCAAGCTCACCTTTCGGGACAAGGGCAGCAACCTGCCATAGAAGTCAGTTGTCCACATAAGGTGTTTAGATAACTGAGAGTATTATCATCATTGACTCTGAAAGCAACAGAACCAAGAAACATGAACCAACAGTTCCAATCTTCCTTACACTgtccacaacaacaacatcaaccgAACCACTCCTTATTATTGTATCTACCAGACTAAGAGCTTGCTCACCACAATCTGGTTGAGACAGAAGTAAATTTGAAGTATTTACTCCAATGGTCTCAGCCAATGTTGGATTAAGAGCATGCTCAGCAtcaacaaaacaacaataacCTACAAAGAAACAAGACAAAGCATAAGTTATTTCCATGTGTCAGTTGCAATAAGCTAAATAAGTATGTATCCTTTGTGTTTCGGAAGGCATTATATCCTGGTCCTGATAGATGTTGcaaatggaaaagaaaatgaatgatAGTTTCTTCTCTCTCAATGCATGTTACTGAAGTACAAACTAGTCAAACCTCCTTGTTTCTGTGCCTCAGCAATTACATGCAAAGCAAGTGTTGTTTTCCCTGAAGCCTCTGGACCATATATCTCTATTACGCGTCCCTGCACAAAAGCAAGACATAAGTTATAATGAAGAAAAGAATATAAACTATCATCCTAACATTGATAAGCAGCTATCTGTTTGTCTCTGTAAATAGATTCGCATATCTAGTAAAATAGTCACCTAGCTGCCTAAGCCCTAAAGTGACAAAAGAACCTGAATAATAATGTTGGGTGTACATACTAATTTTTCCAGTTCTCCAAAGTAAACATTACTCAGAAAATTATTTGCATAACATCTGGGAGCCAAGCGATCATCACCACTATTTTTATTCACCGTATTTGAAATGCCCCCCAAAAAAATGTTAATAGTTCTATTCTTTTACCTTTGGAAGTCCCCCTATCCCAAGGGCAATATCCAAAGAAAAAGATCCAGTAGACACTACAGGGACTTGTTTGGGGGACACAGTGCGACCAAGCCACATGATGGATCCCTTTCCAAATGATGTCGTGATCTGATCTAGTGCATGTTTCAAAGCCAAGTCTTTCTTGGACAAATTCTCTTCGCCTGAATCACTGCCATCTGAATTTGACTTTTTCTTACCTGAAATCAAATAGATGACAAGGAGCAATGAGCATCCAAAGACAAAAATTTCATGTCTATTTAGAATAAAgtcttagaaatggagaaacctTGTCACTCTATGAAGAGGGCAACGAcagaaaatattcaaaatatatcaGCAAATTATACATCTCAATGGAATTTGAATTCCATATATTGGTGGACAGACACTGAGCTAGTGTTTGGTCATAGATATTGGATCAGATTTAGAGACTTACTAATATGTTTAACCATGAAATTTGATCAGATCTTTTTACcatcaattatttttcaagttcccaaaAACTGGTTCAAACAAGTTTTTGGGTTTTTCCAATTTCCACTCTCAAGAActtcaataaaaaattcaagtaaAATGCATGTCCTAACACAACTTCAAATTCCAAAAATCACAActtaaaaaactcaaaattttaagtttcaacttcaaaagctcaaattttcaagtttcaacttcCAAAACCTATGACCAAATGGTAGCGTTGGAAATGGGAATAGAAGCATTAAAGCCCAACTAGAAGCTTTCAAGTCAGCTACTACAGTTCAAATCAAAGTGTAATATTATCCCTCTCTAAAAGCTCACATCTTTTTGCTCCACTAGTAATCCAAACCCACAACTTACGATTAAAGGTGAAAAATGCTTACCATCCGAACAACCCCTCTTGTCATAATCTGAACATCTGAACTACTTCTCCTTGTACTCTCAACATTTCTTTCCTCTTTTTATCATCCCTACCGGAAAGCTACGCTTTTTTGCTCCGACCCTACAACTTAGCTTTCGTCGACGGATGCTTACCATCCGAGCAACCTTAACATTTAACCTATTTCTCCTTGTACTCTCAACATTTCTTTCCTCTTATTTTTCACCCCTCCCTGAAAGCTCACACCTTTTCCCTCCTAACCCAAAAACTTAGCATTTTCAGTAAACGATGCTTACCATCCGAGCAACCCCCAAGAAGGGATTTTTAATGAACAGCAAGAAGTTACAAAACCAAGTATAACATAagttaatatgaaaaatatatcagTAATACATAATCCCCAAGTCACAAATTTTTACATACCTCTAGAAGAAAAGTAACATAGTTGATCTGATACCCCAAATAAGCTTTTGCTCAAACActgaaaaaatcaagaaacaactCCAAGAATGGATTTTTATGaatgaaatcaagaaaatgaataaaaataaacttacaTTTTTATAGGCTGAAGAAGCAAGTTCACGGCGATTAATAAGTCTCAGCAACATCGCCATTGTTAGGGTTTTAGAGGTTTAAGAGGGAAAAATAGATACTCTATCAATTATATAAGAGAGACATAAAAATATGACGTGGCActctaatatttgattttttttaaggtatagttgttttttttaacaaaataacgaatcgaattaaattatttgacacACTCGAGAGAAAGAATGATTGAGATCTCCTTTTACCATATTCAATTAGAGGTGTCGAGTTTAAATACGAAAAAATGAGAAATATCATGTTGAGAACAACATCTTTAGAAATTCTAGATGTACACTTGAATTGGTCGAGCTCTGATTCGATCATAAATATGTCTTGCAAAACGCAAATTTAAAGTAGTCTGATTCTAACATAATATTAAACATGCCCTGCAaactcaaattaattaaattttaatgcgATAAGAAGGTTAGCATTTATGTCACCAATAtgcttaaatgatttttaaaaaggtCTTTTAAATCGAATAGAACATATGGTTGTTGCAAAAGATGTagttattctttaaaaaaattgactgaACCGAGTTATTTGACACCTCTAAGTGACAAATGATTGAGATCGCTTCTTCCTTGACATTCAATTAAAGTTATCGAGTTTCAAtactgaaaatgaaaagaattatgtTGAATGTGTTGTTCCTAGAGATGATCACTTAAATTAATCTGAATCTAATTCGATAATAAATATGCTATGAGAAGtcaatttatagaaatatattcAACTACTAATAAATAATCAACAAGTAGGTAACATGAGTCATGTGGTTGGAAATATATGAAACAAAACATATTGTTGGTGTAAtgtatcataaatataataaattaaagttagaaaataaaataacaaaaatgactaaaaaacatatttaggTTGAGACGCTTATATATTTCGCTCTCTTAAAGTAGATTTAAGCTCATTACGACATAATCTATCGACCCAAACAGTATAACTCTTGACTTGTCTAGGATATAATAACACAACAACGTCGTACAACTCAAACAATTCATGATTAGTTAAAGAGctcaaaatttcacaaaaaaaaataccttcATTCAACATATAATTACCCTCATTGTATAGTAAATTAGTTGAACACTTCAAATATTCCTTTTAGTCTCAAATTTCTCTTTTACTATAGTATTTTTTCACAACTCTCGTCTTTTTTTGAAATACACTTCACAAAGAAAGAATCACCACTTATCACcatgaagaaattttttgtattgaatAAAAACAAcgtgaataataattattacacTATAATAATAACCACATTCTTGTCAATTTATATTCACaaacatatgcacataatactttaattttgacattaaaatacataaaccacaacacataatattaattttttaaaaagactcTAAATTTGATTCCAATCACCCCATATAAAGTATTTATATTCGAAATTCACTTAATCGACTAacacattaattttataaactaaACTTCTCTTCAAGAGATTTTAATGACTTAATGAAAAATATCCTGTTAGTGGAAAATTCACATCCTATCATATACACTTATGAcaatttttagttttagcattcgATATTCAatctatttttgtatttattttttcatatattaatataattgtcAATGAGTGATGTTTGATTGACTCATCGCTATATATGACTATGACACTATAAACAAAAGTGattatcatatttaaaaattaaattcgaAACTGATAATTAAAATTTCGAAGCACTCTATTCACATGTTTCACCACAAATTTTTTGGTCCTAGCTGGATTGGTGTAtggtttatatttatttttctttcccttattattattttttattttaaaaactgaAAACTCCTTACCAAATATTGACCATCTCTATTAATTTGGAAATAAGTGGTtctattttaatgaaatgtcaCCATctctaataataatatcaaataaatcataGATATTTTGTGTTATATCAATTTAATGTGTTCAAACTTAGTCTtctgaaattttataattatatttgttgtttcatttatatctattttacaataaaattgattgagtaataaatataattaagtgatgtttgtcaccaaatattacttttttttctcatataacaaaatgttttatataaataatatacaaCACAACATAATATGTCTTTATCAAAgacaaaatcaaataattattgCATAATAATCGATTTGTAAGGCTGGGCAAAAGCCTtccaaaaatcatttttactttaattagaagtttgacttttttttttaaaaaaaagaaatattctaatttaaaatatatgctGTCATGATCAATAATCTCCACACAAAATtaacaattatattataataatataagttgtGCTTCTccctaatatttattttttaagagatAGAAAAATAACACCTCTAATTAGTAATGTTAACACTTAAGTTAAGAGTTATGCtaggatgaagaagaaaaataaaattaactaggTTTATTAACTATATCtatgatatttataaaatgtCATGAAACTCGTATATGTTTAAAGGTTTAAATTTCATAAGATTATAGATTTACGATACttagtataatattttataaacaatttgaaCCTAACTTATATttgaaagtttaattttatataatgtaCATGcacaatatttataaaaaaaacattctgagacatatatatttaaaagcTTAATTTCATAAGATTAGTGTATTTAACATCTATTAAATAGTAAAGTAAATGACATTTAACAAcaatattgataaattaatgattgttTTATCATTTGTCTTTATGTTAAATTACAGCTACACATAATCCAAAGTCTACAACATTCAAATTACTTGTTCTTATCTCATGataaaactataaaaagaatttattattttaaatttgtataatataatccTTAAAGTTTCAACTACCTATGTATTaataatgttttatatttatttgtaaattttacatagagaaattataatttatcccGGGTTAGTAtccaaatatataataaaatattttaataatgttttcgtcctaatttgaagaaaaaatattatttgtattttaaaatgttcatttcatagttattatataaaatttgatacgcCTATAATTATGAAGAtggtatttatattttaaatggttaaTTTATTTacgaaaaattcataaatttcatcaatattttagttagaaatatcttataaaaataatttaattatcgtATTTTTAAGTGCTTAAAACTAAAACCTTTTAATATAGGTGAATCTCAAAACGTTTTATAAGTGTCCACATACATTAATCTTATAAATAAGTGTTATAAAGTTTCACAAGTGACACGCCACTCGCACCACAGAATTCAAATCTTATCGGTAAGTCTTAAAAAGTTTCACAAGTGACACGCCACTCGCacacaaaatccaaaaaaagaacataataatatatatatatatatatatatatatatatatatatatatatatatccacagTAACCGAAAAACAGAGTCTTATCGGCGccatttttggtgtattttttctttctctctgtTGTGTGTCACTCTGTTATTCGATTCGATTCCTATTTTTGTTCTCCTCCTCTAAATTGAACTAATCCATTCAATTTCCCCTTTTTTCTCTTATccatatcaaataattttatccATTTACACAGTACAAAACTGTACTGGAAATTCTACTTCAGCTCATTTCTACAGAGTTTTACATAGAtggtattttttttctcctGATTTGGGTTTGATCTGATCAGGAAAAGAAagttttttttggttgttttgAGGTGAATTGTTGGTGGGTTTTTTGTTTCTTGAAGCTGAATTGGATGTGGGTTTTTGATTGTGGTTTGATCTAAATTGAGTTTTTTATGGGTTTTGTAGTTTATGGGAGATGATTGGTTCCTGTGTTTAAATTGAGCTTAATTGGAAGTGgggtttttgaaaattttgatatttctcTTGATTAGGTTTGATCTGACCAAAAAATCAAGTTTTTTTTGATGTAGATTGGAgttgaatttttgtaatttatggGAACTGATTTTGGTCCTGGTGTTTAAATTGAGCTGAATTTGAAGTGGGTTGTTGAAACTTTTGACAAATACTTGTGGCCGGTCACTGATTTGACCTTCTTATTGTGCAAACTCTGATGGGTGTTTTTTTTTGGCCTTAAAGCTACGTCAGATCATCAGATTGTGTCTTTATCAGCTGAGTTAACCTTTCTTGTAAGTGAAAGGTGATTAATAGTgggaagagagagagagagagacagaaTAAAAAAGGTGTCTTTTGGGGATACTGttactaaaaaaattgaaagggGACAATAGTTTTGATAGATCTGTTCTATATGTTAGTTGcagttatattattttcatacttGTAAGTTGTGATGTAGAGGATTGTTTCAGGAACTAATTATGTATGCATGATTGTTCAAGGGTTGCTGAAAAGTTCACAACTTTTTGGTGGATTAGATTAGATACGGACTGCTTTTGTAGTTGAAGTGAATTGGATTTCCATTAGCCGTCTGTTTATTGgaatttccccccttttttGATTGTGTGATGATTGTGAAGTTGGTGGATTGAGGGAGGATATACGGATTTGAATAGGGGAATAGGGTGTTTGATTATTTAGTTGTTCTGGAGTGCTTACAGAATTTAGTCCGGGGCCTCGGGATGGGGTCCTGCTTGTCATCTGATAGCAGGAGTCCTCATCCTGGTTCTCCTGCATCTGCAATTAGGAAGAGGAAGAACTCAAAGAAGAGGTCAGGATCGCGGAATTCTTCCTTTGACTTTCATAAGGAAGAGCTTCTGCATAGGATTCCCGGGCGTATGTTCTTGAATGGTTCTAGTGAGGTGGCTTCACTCTTCAGTCAGCAGGGAAAGAAAGGGACTAATCAAGATGCTATGATTGTGTGGGAGGTTAGTCTTCGAATCTTTTCATGTTAACTTTGTGAAATGGCGGTGATTAGTAATTGACTTGCAAATATTCATGATCACTAGAATGCATATGATCATGGCTGCAGTGGAAAAAGCTCAAGGAGTTAACATGTTTGTGTGGTAGTTATCTTGTAGATCCAAGTTTTGGTGCCTAATTGTTTTTTTTGCTTCAGCCTATACATTTCTTGAATCTTGTCACATCACCTGATTGTTTGAGTAATACTTTCTTATTATGTTTTGTGAGTAATTATGATGTTTACaactattttttcttgataactTGTTCAAAGGCCCTACATTGTGTTCTCTGCTTACTTATCTATAAGCTTGGTAGAGTTAGAAGGGACGAAAATGTACCTTTGAATTGACATCATTTTGTACAGATaagcttttttttattttttcccctCTTGTGATGTGTAGTTATTGGCCATATATATAGTTGAATTACTTTCTCGTGATACTGTCTCAGTCTCATTAAACCTTATGTAACCGCGTTCTTAATCtgctaaaaattattaaattccaGAATTTCGGTTCCAGAGAAGATACTGTTTTCTGTGGTGTTTTTGATGGTCATGGTCCTTTTGGTCATATGGTTGCAAAACGAGTCAGAGATGCACTTCCCTTGAAGCTAAGCACACACTGGGAAGTTAATATAAAAAGTGAAGACGTTCTAAGAGAGATCAGTCTCAACACGGGGAGTAGCCTATATCCCGAGGATGCTGTCCTCATCTCTGCTGAGGAGTCGAGGCTCTCAATTGATGTTGAAGAGACTAAAAATCATTTAGAAGTATTTCAGACATTGAAGGAGTCATTTCTGAAGGCGTATAAGGTTATGGATAGAGAACTGAGAAGCTATACCAATATCGACTGCTTCTGTAGTGGAACAACAGCAGTAACGCTAGTTAAACAGGTTAGTTGACGTATTCATAAAGTTGAAGCTGGCTAGGGTTTCTGCCATTTTACTCTGTAGATGAACTCTGTTATTTGTTTTTTGGTAGGGTGAGCATCTTGTTATTGGTAATGTTGGAGACTCTAGAGCTGTGCTGGGTACGAGAGGCGAGGATGATTCTCTCACTGCAGTGCAATTGACAGTAGATCTTAAGCCCGATTTACCAGGTGCATACATGTCTATATACAAACCTAAGCCGATTATTCAGCTTTCTCTTCTTTTAAGTAATAGCAGATGGAagctctcccccccccccccccccccaatctTTTTGAAACTTCTCCATTTTTCTAAGTTAAGCTTCTGCTTAAatcttttatcaattttctctataaaatttTCTGTACCTCTCCCtgttaaaaaagttttttcgaATTCTATTTGACGTGAGAAGTGAATAGGCAGTTATACCTCCCCTGTGTCTATGATTAATTATGTACTTCAATCACAGTTATGTTACGTAATTGTGTATCACAATGTTAACATGTAAAACAAAAGGAATGTGGTACAATTACTTGGAACTATCATCTAAACAACAGTATTCTTGGAAGCagaaattttcctttttgataAGTGATGTTTACTGATTTCTACTGATGCTTGCCTCACTATAGTGTTTCGTTAactcttcttctaaatttacaGCGGAGTTTGAGAGGATTCGCAAATGTAAAGGGCGAGTGTTTTCTCTTCAAGATGAACCGGATGTTGCAAGAGTGTGGATGCCAAATAGCAACTCTCCTGGTCTTGCCATGGCTCGTGCTTTTGGAGATTTTTGCCTCAAGGATTTTGGTGTCATCTCAGTACCTGAAATTTCTTATAGGCGTTTATCCGAGAaagatgaattcattattctGGCGACAGATGGGGTATGGTACTTGAATCCTGCTTTGGCATTACTTAGATTCACTATCTATCTTGTTGCTAGTTGAATTAATTTGATACTGGTTACAGATTTGGGACGTGCTTTCAAACGATGAAGTAGTAAATATTGTGGATTCGGCTTCATCCCGTTCATCTGCAGCTCGAGCACTTGTTGAAGAAGCCGTTCAAGCCTGGAAGATAACATACCCAACTTCTAAAGTCGATGACTGTGCTGTTGTCTGCCTCTTCCTCGATTCAAACTTGAATAATTTCTCTACTGCTTCTAGTACAGAAGACAACAACAAGTCTTTCATCTCAACGGAAATGAGTGAAGTTAGCTACAATACGGGTGGTGCCCTTAGTCCACCTGCATTGAATCGTTCCTGTACTCTTCGAGAAGGTGAAGAGGTTCCAGCAGTCAGCAATGAGGAAGCCTGGGAACAGGATGAGTTGCTACCTAAGACGGAAAAAGAATGGTCTGCTCTTGACGCGGTAGCTATTGGAGgatcaaaatcaaagatgaAATAGTAAGAACTTGCCTTGCACCAGGCGCTTACACCAAACCAATGGATGCATGACATGTGTTTGCACATCGACTTTCCTCGCTTTAACTATGGTTAACATATATATTCACCTCGTTAAATCAGTTAACCATGGTCAGTCGCGTCTAGGTGTTAGTAAGTTTTTACCATGTCCAAATGTGGATTCATTTCTGTCTTCATTTCCATCTTGTTAAGTTCTTatgatcattttttttactgTAATAGTTCTTTCTCTATATATGTAACAGTactagttatttatttttcgtTCTCTATTTTCTTGTAAGAAATTTTGCATGAGCATATGTTTATAAAgttctttctcttctttattttcaattgtgtAGATAAAATATTCGAATTTCGTTACGAGCaaactttatttttcatcttataAAATCATGATGTTACCTTGTAGAAAAATATCATGATCTTGTTCGGGAGTTAGTCGAACTTAATAACTTTTGCGATCTATAGTCGAAGTCATCTATGGGACATCCGAACAGAAATTACTTGACCAGCTGCTATATGAATGATTCTATGCATATTAAAGCACATACTAAAATCTTCTAATGATAATATGCCAGAGAAGGATCAGGAACGACGAATCTCATTATGATAAACAAGTCGATTTTGCAAGTTCGTTGTTACAGGATGTATTATAGTACATGAATTTTCGATGTAGATGCTAACATAGTTGGTTCTCATCCTTCAGAAACTACAGGCGTAATAGGAGAATCTGTTGACAACAGGATCACCCTCAGATGATCAACTCAGTGGAAATTGAGAACGAATTAAGCAAATGGTTCTGTTTCTCCATCTGCTCCTACGAATCCAAGGTTGAAAAGACTAAAACCCCTTCGATTTTCTGAATGTTGATGGTGCAAAAATTACTCACTGTACAGCTGTTTCTGTTGTCACTTGAACAAATTGAACAAGATGGAGATGGTTATCAAGAAGGACGTGAAGAACTTTGTCGAATCCATCATAGAAGCTGAAGAAATATTGTGAGAAGCCACAGTGTACGCGCTACCAGAACTTTCCTCGTATTTGAGTTTGATGGTTGAAGAACCTGAAATTAACAACACACACTTAAGGTGAAACTTAGAAACGATGGATCGGATATAGCATTAACATTTTGAATTCTCCAGACTCTGTGTTAGCTGGGAaagtagaaagaaa
This DNA window, taken from Solanum lycopersicum chromosome 5, SLM_r2.1, encodes the following:
- the LOC101260535 gene encoding probable protein phosphatase 2C 33; this encodes MGSCLSSDSRSPHPGSPASAIRKRKNSKKRSGSRNSSFDFHKEELLHRIPGRMFLNGSSEVASLFSQQGKKGTNQDAMIVWENFGSREDTVFCGVFDGHGPFGHMVAKRVRDALPLKLSTHWEVNIKSEDVLREISLNTGSSLYPEDAVLISAEESRLSIDVEETKNHLEVFQTLKESFLKAYKVMDRELRSYTNIDCFCSGTTAVTLVKQGEHLVIGNVGDSRAVLGTRGEDDSLTAVQLTVDLKPDLPAEFERIRKCKGRVFSLQDEPDVARVWMPNSNSPGLAMARAFGDFCLKDFGVISVPEISYRRLSEKDEFIILATDGIWDVLSNDEVVNIVDSASSRSSAARALVEEAVQAWKITYPTSKVDDCAVVCLFLDSNLNNFSTASSTEDNNKSFISTEMSEVSYNTGGALSPPALNRSCTLREGEEVPAVSNEEAWEQDELLPKTEKEWSALDAVAIGGSKSKMK
- the LOC101260233 gene encoding DNA repair protein recA homolog 3, mitochondrial, with protein sequence MAMLLRLINRRELASSAYKNCLSKSLFGVSDQLCYFSSRGKKKSNSDGSDSGEENLSKKDLALKHALDQITTSFGKGSIMWLGRTVSPKQVPVVSTGSFSLDIALGIGGLPKGRVIEIYGPEASGKTTLALHVIAEAQKQGGYCCFVDAEHALNPTLAETIGVNTSNLLLSQPDCGEQALSLVDTIIRSGSVDVVVVDSVAALVPKGELEGEMGDAHMAMQARLMSQALRKLSHSLSLSQTILIFINQVRSKLSTFGGFGGPSEVTCGGNALKFYASVRLNIKRIGFVKKGEETIGSQVLVKIVKNKHAPPFRTAEFELEFGKGISREAELIDLGVKHKFITKGGGGYYNINNQNFRGRDAVKLFLSENTSAREDLMMKLREKLIDQGDNEKGPDVDPVEEVVLNDTTDEETPTAVEA